From the bacterium genome, the window CAAAGAGTACTGGAACACCCATACGTTGGGGCTGCAATATCAGATCGACCATTCGATCGACAAGGGTACGCCCGAATTTTTCGAACACATCGATCCAGTCGCCAGCCGATTCCATTGGATCTATAAAATGATGGATGAAGAGGCCCCGGCGCTGAAGGGCAAAAAGCTGCTGGAGATCGGCTGCGGCATGGGACGCGATTCGGCCGAGTGGGCGAGCCGCGGCGTGCTGGTTACGGCTTCGGATCTGACCCCCAATGCCATCGAATACGCAAAAAAATATTTTGCCTATCGCGGCTTGACGGCGGAGTTCAAAGTCACCACTGCGCTCCAGCTCGATTTTCCCGATGCCTCTTTCGATGCGGTGTACGCCCGTGGGGTGATCCACTGCACCGCGGCGGATATTCGTCCGGCGATCGCAGAGATCTATCGCGTTTTGAAACCGGGCGGCCGTGCGCTGATTTTTCACTTTTATAACCGGTGGTCCTGGTTCAACTTTCTGCACAAATACGGCCGCGAAAACATCGAGTTCGTCGATGCGGATCCGCCGTTCAATAACATCTATTCCGTCAGACAGGTGAAAGCGTTTTTCAATCAGTTTGAGAACGTCACCGCCGAAGTGCAGCATTATTACCCGTTCAAGACGCGCCGCACCGGCGTCAAAGCCTGGTTGTTCAACCATATTTTCGTGCCGGTCTATTGCGCGCTGCCCGAACGGCTGGTCAAGCCATTCGGCTGGAAGATCAACATTCGCGCGAACAAGCCGGCCTGAGCCGGCGTTTCCGGCGATCCGGTTTTGCCGGAATCGTTGGATGGATACACAGGAGGTTTTGCAGGGTGAATCGATACATGCGGCTGTACACAGGATGGCGCAAGCGGCTGATTCTTGTCGGTCTGCTGCTCGCCCTCGGGCTGATCTACTGGGGCGGCCTCCGTCACAGCCGGTTGGTCAATGTCGATGTGACCACGTTCGATCAGAACGGCTATCTGTATTACGGCCGGCTGCTGCACGAAACCGGTTACGCGTACATCGGCGACCGCAATCGTTTGCCCGCCTATCCCTTTCTGCTTTCATTGATCTATCAGCCCGGGTGGACGGAGGAACAGTTTTTTCAGGCCGGCAAACGATTCAGCATTCTTCTCACGTTGGTCTTTCTTGTGCTGTTTTACCTGATCCTGCGCCGAAGACTGTCGTTCTCCTCTGCGGTTTTCATGTGGCTCATCTCCGCCTTTACCGTGTTCATCTTCAAGGCCGCGTACGTACAGGCGGATGTGTCTTTTTACTTTCTTAATTTCTTTCTCTTTCTGCTGATGGTGCGCATGTTCACGCATCCGGACTGGAAGACCGCAGCAGCGGCCGGTGTGCTGTTCGCCATCAACCATCTGACCAAAGCCTCGGTGCTGCCGCAGATGGTCGCATTCGTGGTCCTCGGCGGGTTCAAACTGATCTATGAGGCCTGGCGCGGCCGGCCAGGCCGAGCGGAGGCCGGAGGGTGGCGCGTAGCCGGCCAGTGGCTGCTGGTGCCGGTCCTCTATCTTTTGCTCATGAGCCCGTACCTGCGCACCAGCAAGCAGATATTCGGACGCTATTTCTACAATGTGAACTCGACTTTTTAT encodes:
- a CDS encoding class I SAM-dependent methyltransferase, whose protein sequence is MSIMSGTAEESKEYWNTHTLGLQYQIDHSIDKGTPEFFEHIDPVASRFHWIYKMMDEEAPALKGKKLLEIGCGMGRDSAEWASRGVLVTASDLTPNAIEYAKKYFAYRGLTAEFKVTTALQLDFPDASFDAVYARGVIHCTAADIRPAIAEIYRVLKPGGRALIFHFYNRWSWFNFLHKYGRENIEFVDADPPFNNIYSVRQVKAFFNQFENVTAEVQHYYPFKTRRTGVKAWLFNHIFVPVYCALPERLVKPFGWKINIRANKPA